The Candidatus Neomarinimicrobiota bacterium sequence GCCCCAAATTTACCCAATCAGAACCTGAAGCCCATAAAGGTCAACGGCAAGCAGATTGGACCTTGTCATCTTGAGCCCATCGAAGGATGACGGGTTTTGGACGGTGTTCACTCGGGCCTTTCGGCCAACTCTACCAATACGCCACCGGCACTTTCGGGATGGATAAAGATTATCCTGTAACCCTCCGCACCCACTTTAGGTTCGTCATTGATGAGGCGAATCCCATTCACCTTCAGTTCAGCCGTCGCCGCAACAATATCATCTACCTGGAGGCAGATGTGGTGGATCCCCTTACCCTGTTTTTCGAGGAATCCTTTAATGGATGAAACTTCTCCAAGTTCCGCCAAAAGCTCAATCTTTCCCCTCCCAGTATCGTATATGTCCGTAGTCACACCTTCGTGCGGAACGTCTTCCATGACACTCCGGTTGATACCAAGGATGTACCTCCAGAAAGGAGCATCCTTGTCGATCTCATCGGTGGCGATGGCCACGTGTTCTATACCAAGAATCCTCACTCTTTCAGATTAACACCGAGTCCAGAACCTTCCGGGAGGACTAGCATACCGTCTACAACTTTCACACCATCGAAAGGGTCATTTGATGTAAGAATATTTCCATCGAGATCGGCGTAATCCACCAGAGGAGACAGGATGGCGGCAGCGGTGATGGCAATAGATGTTTCTACCATGCATCCGAGCATGATCTTCATATTGCGCTCTCTAGCCATCTGAATCATTTTGTGTGCTTCCCGTAGACCACCGCATTTCATCAGTTTAATGTTGATGCCATCGAAGGCGTCAGAGATTGGAGGAATGTCTCCGGAATCGATACAATTCTCATCAGCAACCAATTCCAATGGTGAATACTCCCGGAGTTTTACTGTGTCGTCCAGATTATCCGCCGGGAGCGGTTGCTCTACAAATTCTACGTTCCGTTCAGCAAGCCAGTCACACATTTTCTTTCCCTCTTCCAGATCCCATCCTTCGTTGGCGTCCACACGAATCAACTTGTCGGTGACATCACGCAAAGCGTTAATGATCTCCTTGTCGTTATCGCTTCCGAGCTTCACTTTAAGTAGAGGATACTCTTCAGCTTCCATCACCTTTTCCCTGATCTTCTCCCGGTCATCAATAC is a genomic window containing:
- a CDS encoding dipeptide epimerase; translated protein: MNFHYSTYRLELKHRFTIARGSEDMVDVVLVYFTKDGFTGVGEAAPSDRYDEDALIIVKHLNSLSFDELSVNDSLDDWLDAALPKANGMRSLEAAFDLALHDLYGKLNNTAATDHFGADPSKACMTSFTIGIDDREKIREKVMEAEEYPLLKVKLGSDNDKEIINALRDVTDKLIRVDANEGWDLEEGKKMCDWLAERNVEFVEQPLPADNLDDTVKLREYSPLELVADENCIDSGDIPPISDAFDGINIKLMKCGGLREAHKMIQMARERNMKIMLGCMVETSIAITAAAILSPLVDYADLDGNILTSNDPFDGVKVVDGMLVLPEGSGLGVNLKE
- the mce gene encoding methylmalonyl-CoA epimerase gives rise to the protein MRILGIEHVAIATDEIDKDAPFWRYILGINRSVMEDVPHEGVTTDIYDTGRGKIELLAELGEVSSIKGFLEKQGKGIHHICLQVDDIVAATAELKVNGIRLINDEPKVGAEGYRIIFIHPESAGGVLVELAERPE